One genomic window of Sphingobacterium oryzagri includes the following:
- a CDS encoding mannose-1-phosphate guanylyltransferase — protein sequence MSNIIHVILSGGVGSRLWPLSRKSNPKQYLNLFQEGSLFGMTVLRNKHLCNKVMVVGNCDNYQLSKEVLVSQGVEYTDIVEATPRNTAAAIAFAAFAAAPDDILIVTPSDHVIIGEDAYAEAINQGIEKAKEGYIITFGIKPVRPETGYGYMEYEDDRVLSFREKPNQDTAEDFIERGNFLWNSGMFCFRADTLLHELQQFEPKVYATALAAWQHQKDGKLDEGLSKKIPSISIDYAVMERSKKIRVVATQFQWSDLGSFEALYDYLRSTGYPVDENGNMIIGSDMYTAFVGLKNTIVVYTDDALLFVQKEKSQDVKKIYNTLEKHQSKLID from the coding sequence ATGAGCAACATTATACACGTTATCTTATCAGGCGGTGTCGGAAGCCGCTTGTGGCCACTCTCCCGGAAGAGTAATCCAAAACAATACCTAAACCTTTTTCAGGAAGGGTCCCTTTTTGGGATGACGGTTTTGCGCAACAAACACCTCTGTAACAAAGTGATGGTGGTAGGCAACTGCGATAACTACCAGCTGAGTAAAGAAGTTTTAGTAAGCCAAGGCGTAGAATACACCGACATCGTGGAGGCTACACCGCGCAATACAGCTGCAGCTATCGCTTTCGCTGCTTTTGCTGCTGCACCAGACGATATCTTGATTGTCACGCCGTCTGACCACGTGATCATCGGTGAAGACGCTTATGCTGAAGCCATTAACCAAGGTATAGAAAAAGCCAAAGAAGGCTATATCATAACTTTTGGCATTAAGCCGGTTCGGCCGGAAACGGGCTACGGCTATATGGAGTATGAAGATGACAGAGTATTGTCTTTTCGTGAAAAACCCAACCAGGATACGGCAGAGGATTTTATCGAGCGTGGTAATTTTTTGTGGAATTCGGGAATGTTCTGCTTTCGTGCCGATACGCTCTTGCATGAATTACAGCAGTTTGAACCGAAGGTGTACGCAACGGCATTGGCGGCGTGGCAACATCAAAAGGACGGTAAGCTAGACGAAGGGCTGTCGAAAAAAATTCCGTCGATCAGTATTGACTACGCGGTGATGGAGCGCTCTAAAAAAATTCGCGTGGTTGCGACGCAGTTCCAGTGGTCAGATTTGGGATCGTTTGAAGCGTTGTATGACTATTTGCGTTCTACCGGCTATCCTGTGGATGAAAACGGAAATATGATTATCGGATCGGATATGTATACGGCATTTGTAGGACTCAAAAATACGATTGTCGTGTATACCGACGACGCACTGTTGTTTGTGCAAAAAGAAAAGTCGCAAGACGTAAAGAAAATTTACAATACCCTGGAAAAGCACCAATCCAAGTTGATTGATTAG
- a CDS encoding aldose 1-epimerase family protein: MYCLENNLLKIEVAPEGAELRSLFDKQTGREYIWQRDARYWAKSSPILFPFVGELQNGAYSYAGKTYSMTKHGFARDAVFWLQEQGDNFLTFALEDEGLYLAIYPFSFTLLLRYELTDRQLSCTYELYNPLDKAMYFAIGGHPAFQLDFTEGKQMTDYQLFFPKDQYLKRFYLDSGLLQPTEETVALQNTCLPLSPTMFNQDAWVLKGLQSTTVTLQSNTQDYQLDFSFEGFPYFGLWAVPGSSFICLEPWCGVNDSAMQELELPDKEGIVALAPLTTWSRTWSVTIK, encoded by the coding sequence ATGTATTGCCTGGAAAATAACCTGCTTAAAATCGAAGTCGCGCCTGAAGGTGCGGAGTTGCGTAGCCTTTTTGATAAACAAACCGGACGGGAATATATCTGGCAACGTGATGCCCGGTATTGGGCAAAATCTTCGCCTATACTGTTTCCTTTTGTAGGCGAGCTACAAAACGGGGCTTATAGCTATGCCGGCAAAACCTACAGCATGACGAAGCATGGCTTTGCGCGTGATGCGGTCTTCTGGCTGCAGGAGCAAGGTGATAATTTTTTGACTTTTGCCTTGGAGGATGAAGGACTGTATCTTGCTATTTATCCATTCTCGTTTACTTTGCTGTTGCGGTATGAACTAACGGATCGTCAACTCTCGTGTACGTACGAGCTGTACAACCCGCTGGATAAAGCCATGTATTTCGCAATTGGTGGACATCCGGCGTTCCAACTGGATTTTACCGAAGGAAAGCAAATGACAGATTACCAACTTTTTTTTCCAAAAGATCAATATCTAAAGCGGTTTTATCTGGATAGCGGACTGCTGCAGCCTACCGAAGAAACTGTTGCGCTGCAAAATACTTGCTTGCCTTTATCTCCGACCATGTTTAATCAGGATGCTTGGGTGCTCAAAGGCCTGCAGTCAACCACGGTCACCTTGCAAAGCAATACGCAGGATTACCAGCTCGATTTTTCGTTCGAGGGATTTCCCTACTTTGGTCTGTGGGCGGTGCCGGGATCATCTTTTATCTGTTTAGAACCGTGGTGCGGTGTTAACGATAGTGCAATGCAAGAACTAGAGCTGCCGGATAAAGAAGGGATTGTTGCATTAGCGCCTTTAACCAC